In Salvia miltiorrhiza cultivar Shanhuang (shh) chromosome 4, IMPLAD_Smil_shh, whole genome shotgun sequence, the DNA window accatcatcacaccggctcaacctgcacatttttagaaaaacatatgcagggctgagtacaaaagcactcagtgaacacatgccaaagcATCACATCTCATGctttataaagctataaattgTCATTGCCATACTTTAAACAAAGCATAAGGGATTTATCTAAAGCCTTATGTTTGCTAAATTCATTTTCGTTTCTCAAAGTTGACTGGCCAGTCTATGTTTTCAAGTAAGTACCATATCTGTTAACTtatgtactgagagggaggcctccctctacagCACTGCAATCGGCCAACCTGGAAGCTGACTCACGATcactgtgtacactaattctacctcTCGTAGAACCTATATCATTTCTCatacagatagataacatactaaaATCTCCAATATTTGGCAATAcaataacttcaaaatatattttcagttcatgctttgaaaggaaaataaaacatcaatgcAATTAACATCCAATTAGTCATACATCATGCATCATACATCAATACATCAAACGCataaacatcttgattttagcgtaGAAAAGCCTACCTCGTTGCGTCTATGCAAAcaggtaacgtcactctctctctcaagtcgTCACTTCCAAACGAACcttcattgttatgaagaatcGATAAGAAGAAGAATCATTAAACAGAAAACTAACTTCCTATTCTTAAGCTCAAATAGGGAAATAAAACTTAACATTTAACTCAACTGCCCTGTCAGCGCTGACTTGGCAGTCAGAGCTGACTcacagccagagctgaactcgtcagccagagctgactcgccagccagagaaatcgcccgccagagaaatcacccgccAAAGAAATCgcctgccagagaaatcgcctgccagagaaatcaacagggtgccagagcagcgaagtcctCCAGAGCTAACTTCTAGAGCTAAcctccagagctgacttgccaGAGCAGAACTCAACAGCACAAcaactgccagagctgactatgctcggcagagctggatttCACGCAGCAGACTCAACAATAACAACACTCAAACATGCTCTCTCTCGATCTAACACTCCTCAAAACTTTAAACTTAACCTATCATGCTCAACTTCAACTTAGAACATAAAACTCAAGAAAACCCTAATATGCATTTCTAAGTTTCACGCACAGTACAGCCATTTGTACAACCTACAATCTTTCATGCTTGGTAAAAATAATGataaacaaagaacaaacctagcatgctcctaaaacacaaacacaagttACATCGATTAACAAAAATCGAAGAACAAGTGACGACGACGAAGAACATAGCCGGGCTGCCCTCTTGGGTTCCCTTGCTATGGTTCGAACCAACCTTAactccttcattaaacatgctcaacatctacccaagaacaacatactaaaaactcaCGACGATCCGTCGTCGTTtaaaaataaagtcgagaatcgacgtttttcgacgtcgacgaaaatcgaaaagaaaaccgtCAAAATGTAGGTTGAGATGTTACTTACGTAGATACGTgctcgaaaagatgatcggcgctcatCTCGGTGCTcgaatcggagctcaaaagcttgaagaaGCTTCAAAGGGTGGTGTGTGTTcttggtgttgtgtgtgtgtttggcgTGAAAGTGATGGCTGTGGGGCTGACCCACAGCCGCCTTTTATAGAAGGGGAAAAGCCTTTGGGCGGTTGAGGGGGGGTGGTCTAGGTAGGGTAGTtctagatatttaggatattaatcaCACTTAaccgttaaatatctcgtttgaACGACTAATTACtcgtactcttcgttactcgccctctcatcTCCCACTCACTTTCATCACACTCGTAAATCCATAAAACTATAGAAAACGTAAGTTCGTTCACGAAAtcctgataaacgagctcggttcgtttatcgagaaattccggtttactattcactcatcgtccaaaaataaaaactttcgtcgttgtactcgtatcgaaaaactaagattatttctcgacgacgtgcacgtaagatttttgaaagtcgacaaaaaaacgaaatagcagtatttacTATCCATCgtcaaaaattctaaaatttcaaaaacgtttaaacggactcagatttaaattccgagttcatcgttctcattcaaataattatctctaattattcaaacactcgaactcaattacggatataaaatcccacatcattctcacatcaataaaaagaacatctcaacatcacTTCATCAAAAACTAGAACTTCATATAATACATTGCATCATTacacaaaataaatcaaacaagggatcgaATCCCTaaatactcaaacttaagcaaatAAACATGTCATCGGAaccccgggtattacataccctcctCCTTAaacaaaatttcgtcccgaaatttacaTCTCCTGAAAAAGTTCTGGGTACTTCTCCCGCATCTTatcttcaagttcccacgtcGCTTCCTCGTAaccgtggtgtctccattggaccttaacCAATGCAATTGATTTGcttctcaattgttggatcttacGATCTAGAATTATCTCGGGACTTTCTTCATAGCttaagtctggttctaagaccATTTCCTCTTGGTAGACCACATGCTTTGGGTCGAAAACATATCTCCTCAattgtgatacgtggaacacgttatgcacatttccaaagcttggcggtaaaGCCAACCTACATGCTACTGGACCTATCTTTTCCAAGATCTCATATGGGTCGATAAATCTGGGTCTAAGCTTCCCTTTTACCCCAAATCTATTTATCCCCTTCGAGGGTGAAACCTTGAAGAAAACCTTGTCGCCTATCTCGAAATGCAACTCTGTGCGGCGGGTATCTGCGTAAGATTTTTGTCTATCTTGCGCTTCTTTGATCCTCTGCCTTATCTTTCGGACAATCTCAATCATCTCTGCGACTGTGTCCGGTCCTAACACTTTCCTCTCAccaacttcatcccagtaaagtggtgatctacatttcTTTCCGTAAAGAGCTTCATACGGAGCCATACcaatagtcgcctggtaactgttgttaTAGGCAAACTCTATTAGTGGCAAAATCTTCTCCTAATGTACTCCTCTATCTAGGATAGTGGTTCGTATCATATCTTCTAACGTCTGGATAGTCCTTTCTGACTGTCCATCAGTTTGGGGATGAAAGGCTGTGCTAAAATTCaaccttgtacccaactctttctgtaaactcATCCAAAAGCGTGACGTAAATTTAGAATCTCTATCTGAGGTGATCGACACCGGTATTCCATGCAATCTTATAACCTCGCGGACGTACAgatgtgctaacttatctgatccaTACGTGATTGGAATCGGTATGAAGTGTGCAGATTtcgttagtcgatctacaatcacccaaatcgCTGTATTTCCTCtctgacttttgggtaaagccgtcacaaaatccattgctatgtgatcccatttccattcgGGAATCTCCAATGggtttaacttcccatagggtcgttgatgtaatgctttcacttgctgacaagctaagcatcgttctacaaacgaagctatgtctcgtttcattccgtcccaccaaaacCCCTTTTTCAAatcctggtacatctttgtacCTCCAGGGTGAGCGGTGTAaggtgtgtcatgagcttcactcatgatcttatccttaagctcatcatcgtggggaatgcatattcttccctcaaacaaGATAGCATTATCTTATGCTTCTTGGTAATTCTTGGGATCTCCTGtccttatcctttctcgtaactttttcattttctcgtcctttctttgtgcttcaaccaccattttcctcaaactaggcgtCGTCGCAACGATACTCGCTATTGTTCCTGGTGGTTCTATCacctctatcctcatcttgtcaaagtcctttataagctcatcctccctCGTGAGAAGagatcctaactttgacgagacttttcggttcaatgcgtcggctactacattggcctttcCGGGGTGATAGTTAATGCCGCAGTCATAGTTCTtcactaattcgagccatctcctctgccTCATGTtaagatccttttgctcgaaaaagtatttcaaacttttgtggtccgtgaaaatctcacatctaactccgtagagatgatgcctccaaattttcagggcatgcacaacggctgcaagttCTAAATCATgtgttggataatttatctcgtggggtctaagttgtcgtgatgcataggctatcactctttcttcttgcatcaaaacacatcctagctcattctttgacgcatctgtatagatggtatactctttatccatttctggGACtgtcagcactggtgctgtagtcaaccTCCTCTTGAGTTCTTGAAAACTCtcctcgcactcctctgtccaattgtacttagcttcttttctaagtaattgggtcatcggtcttgctatcgtggaaaatccttcaataaacctacGATAGTAACCTGCTAAGCTTAAGAAGCtacgaatctcgttaggcgtagttggtgatctccactcatgtacggcttataccttggcggggtcaaccTTAATCCCTTCGGATGaaacaatatgtcctaaaaacgttacttcgttcaaccaaaattcacacttggtgaatttggcgaAAAGCTTCTCAGCTCTAAGCGTTTCCAACACTACTCTCAGATGTTGTTGGTGCTcttgctcattcttcgaatagatgagtaTATCATCAATGAagactaggacaaatttatccaggtattgatgaaacactcgattcatgagatccatgaatactacTGGGGCGTTCGTCAAatcgaatggcataactatgaactcatagtgtccatacCTCGTtcgaaaagctgtcttaggtatatcttCCTGTCGAATCTTCAACTGGTGATAACCCGATCTCAAGTCAATTTTCGAGAAAATGCTCGCTCCTCTTAATTGATTAAACAAGtcgtctatccttggtaaaggatatttgttcttgagtgtcaatttattcagctcgcgataatctatgcacattctcaacgtgccatccttctttttgacaaaaaggactggtgctccccacggggatacactaggtcggataaaacctaactcgagcagtTCTTGTAACTGAATTTTCAACTCTTGTAGCTCTTTAGGTGCCATTCtgtagggtgccttcgacactggtgctgaACCAGGTTCTAAGTCGATAGTAAACTCCAACTATCtcgttggtggcaatcctggtaacacctcgggaaatacatctccatattcccttaccactgctacatcctctaAGTTCTTACTTGATTCtacttcatcattcaagtaaactaggtaagcttgtgttcctttcttcttcatcaactTCGACGCTTGAAGTGCCGAAACGGTTGGGACTCTCTTACTTCTATCTATGCCATGAAAGCACATcggttccttcccaggtggctGGAAAGTTATCATCCTTTTTTTACAGTCAATCGTGGCGAAATTCTCTGCTAACCAATCTATTCCTAAAATAATGTCTACgtcccacataggcattaagtgcaaggttcttgctttcatccttagtgatcctaactcaagctctacGTTAGAGATCacgtgagaaactgtagtagctttACCTACAGGAATAATTACTCTCAATTCGGGTGTAGCTAGTTTTGGTTCCAGTTTGAAAGTATCTACGCATGCTTGagcaataaaagaatgcgaagctcctgtATCAAACAGAACTATAACTGGTACATCCAAAATCTTGCCCATACTTGTCAGGTTTCCCTGATTTTTCTCAGGCTATTTCTCATTGAGCGCAAAGGCTCTCTGATGTTGTGGCGGTTGTGGTagttgctgttgctgctgctatTTCTGCTGTTTCTGTGGACCTTGCGGTTGACGCTGTTGTTTGGGCGGTTGCGGATACCCCATAATGGCTCTCAAGGGCTGAGCCGAACTCTGATCAGGCTTCCCTCTTGCCATTCCTTGTTGTTTACTCGGGCAGTGCGACGAGTAATGACCAGCTTGTCCACAGTTGTAGCAAACATTAGATCCAGCTTTGCAAACCCTCAAGTGCATCTTGTTGCACTTGGCACACGGCGGCATCCTCTGTTGTCCTGATGACTGTCCAGGGTATTGTTGTTTACCCTGTTGTTGTTGGCCTGGTCCTTGCCATGGCTTTCTGTTGTCTTGTCCTCTGTcctcccattttctcttcccacTCTATGCTGGAGGCGCAGTCTGTTGTCCTCCAGACATTTTTGTCTGAGTTAACGGTGGTGCAGGTGCTTGCAGTACTTTCTCTGGCTGCATAGCCAACTCCATATCTAAGGCTCGATTCAAGGCCTCAGTGTATGATAGTGCAGCCTGACTTGCCAACACTACCCTAATGTCCTGCCTCAAATCGGCGCAGAAAAGCTCAGACAtcttctcatcagtgtccaccTTCTGTGGAGCAAAACGTGATAaatcacagaattctcggtcATACTCTGCAACCGATTTCTTCCCTTGcttcaaattcacaaattcaGCTTCTCGCTGCTTGCGATAACTCCTCGGTACGTACTTCTCGAAAAGCGTAGTCTTAAATTGTTCCCAGGTGTAGTTCTCTATTTGCTCGGGCGTCAGGGTCTTCtgacgtgcttcccaccagtaATCGGCTGATCCGGTTAGTTGGAAGGACATGCACAACATCCTTTCCTGATCATTACACCTGAGGAACTTAAAGATCCTCTCCAAAGCTCTAACCTAATCTTCCGCCTCTTGTGGACTTCCAGTTCCACTAAATCCGGGTGGATTTTGTCGAAGAAAAAGATCTTTGATTCTCCTCTCGGGTTGCGGTGGTGGCGGGGGTGTATCTTCCCGCCTGTCATCTAAATTACGTCCTTGGTTGCGTCTCGGAGGCATTCTGTACTAACAGAAGAAAATTCTCACGTCAAACATCATTCTAAGCTTCGACGAAGCTAAACTCAACTCAAGGAAACCAACACGCTCACTCAAAATTcgtaaaagaaataaaacttatCAATGCTAacaaaagaccactctggtcaaccatATATACCCATCATAAGGTTGCCTCTTTAGAGGACTTATACAAAAATACCATAGTACTTATTATGATGTCGCTCTAAGCTAACATCAtaaatagtactatgtctcggtatGGACCTCATACGGTCACTCCTACCGGcgactcatctagttgctactctAGCATACTAGGAACGTCTATCTATATGGCATCTATAGGGCAATATATACACATGCCTATCTAAGCATGTCAAAACATCAAGTGCTAGCATCTCCCACTATATACATCACTACATAAAAGAAAAACTACGGCCAGGGCGTACTGCCCACACTCTCGCGGTCCTCATCGGCTCTAACCTCTACCAGATCCTCCATCGGCTCCTCCTCGTCCTCATCCTCGACTACAGCCTCTATCGGATCCTCCATCGGCTCCTCCTCGTCCTCATCCTCGGCTATAACCTCTATCGGATCCTCCATCGGCTCCTCCTCGTCCTCATCCTCGGCTATAACCTCTATCGGATCCTCCATCGGCTCCTCCTCGTCCTCGGCCTCAACCCTAGCCTCTATCGGGTCCTCTCCAAAAACGAACTCGATGGCTACCAATCTCTCCTGGAGCTCCCGGTGCGAAAGACATCCCGTCAGCAGATCCGCGTAGAGAATCTGAGTGTCTGTGACAAACCCCATCTCGTGCGGGTCCAGTGGCTCAAGACGGCACGTCCCAACTGGAACCTGCTGCTCTGGGTCATCCTCGGCAGACCTCTGAACTCTTGCGGGGCGAGATCCTCTTGCCTCGCACTGGTCCTGGTGACCAACTCTGGGAACAGCGGGAATAGTAGGTGAGGGTACACAGTATGGAGATGGAGTATAGTACGGAGATGGTGGCCTGTCAACCGTACTAGGCGATTGTATAGCCTGAGGGGCTGGAGCTGGCACTGACTCGTCGTGGTATGACCCAAACTCGGGCGGCTCAATCGCAAAAGTGCGGGCCAAATCAAACGGCCTCTCGTGCGGTCCAATAGGGGGAACTCCCCAAGCCAGAAACTGATGGCTCAACACGGCCACGAAACCAGTGAAGTCTCCGTAGAGATCAAAGGCTTGTCCCACGTGGTAGATGTAATGGGGAGCCATAGCTCCTGCCCATCTCTGCCACTCGTCCGGCAGCACACTGACTAGGCGCATGATGCCATCAAGACCAGTAACCCCTGCTCGAAGGCTGGCCTCTAGCCACAGTCTATGGTAGTGCGCCAGGAACTATGACAACGTGTTTCGGTGGCAGATGCCGTATGTCTCGTACTCATACTTGACCTGTGCTGGGGTCGATCTCGCTGTCGTCCGCTTTCGCGCGGTGCGGATAATCCTGGCCATCCTATAAGGaaaacttaaaggtgactcgaAGTACTAACCCGACTCAACTCAGGAAACATAACCAAGCACAACAAAAAAAACTCAAACAAACAAGTACTTAAAAGCAAATGCTAAATCTCTCAAGCTtaagctctaagttctcatttcatccatctacttagtagaaaatctttctaaacaatgatattagattcctgtatctaaatcatcgtgactcaactcaactgctcaaacaatacACATCACAAAAACGTCA includes these proteins:
- the LOC131023098 gene encoding uncharacterized protein LOC131023098 → MPPCAKCNKMHLRVCKAGSNVCYNCGQAGHYSSHCPSKQQGMARGKPDQSSAQPLRAIMGYQATIGMAPYEALYGKKCRSPLYWDEVGERKVLGPDTVAEMIEIVRKIRQRIKEAQDRQKSYADTRRTELHFEIGDKVFFKVSPSKGINRFGVKGKLRPRFIDPYEILEKIGPVACRLALPPSFGNVHNVFHVSQLRRYVFDPKHVVYQEEMVLEPDLSYEESPEIILDRKIQQLRSKSIALVKVQWRHHGYEEATWELEDKMREKYPELFQEM